The Streptomyces laurentii region GACCGTCTTCTTCCTCGTCGCGGGAGACCCGGAGGACTCCGGCCGGTGGCGGGCCGTACAGCAGGAACTGATGCGGCACCCCTACCGGCCGAACGTCATCGCCTGCGGCATCGGGGCGATCGACCGGCGAACGGTGACACGGATCGCCAGTCACCCGGAGTTCGCCGTCGAGGCGGACCCGCAGGCGCACCTCGCGGAGTCGGCGGCGCAGTTCTCGATGCTCCTCCAGAACACCGTGCTCCACCTGGGGCGGAGCGCGGTGGCGGGCTCTTCCGAGCTCCGTCCGGAACGCCCGCGGGGACTGCGCCTCATCCAGGACGTCGAGTAGAGAACTGAGAAACGAGAGAGTCATGGCTGAAACCCAAGGACAGTTGCTGCCGGTGTACGTCCTGGCGGACGAGTCCGGTTCCATGCATTCCTACGTCGGTGACCTCAACGCCGGACTCGCCTCGCTCCACCGGGCCCTGCTCGGCGAGCCGATGGCCGCGGCGAAGGTCCGCTTCTCGGTGCTGGGATTCTCCAACACCGTCACCGAGCGGCTGATCCTGGCCGATCTGCGGGCCGCGAGCGAGCTGCCCCGCCTCACGGCAAACGGGGGCACGAGCTACGAGGCGGCCTTCGCCGCGCTGCTGCGCCGGATTCCGCAGGACGTGGACACGCTCAAGAGCCAGGGCTACCGCGTCCACCGGCCCGCGGTGTTCTTCCTCAGCGACGGCCTGCCCAACGCAGGGGAGGCATGGCGGGACAGGCACCGGGAACTCACCGACCGTTCGGTGACCAAGGCGGCGCCCAACATCATCGCCTGCGGCATCGGCGAGGCCGAGGCCCAGACGATGCTCGCGATCGCCACGCAGCCTGAGTTCGCCTTCATCTCGATGCCCGGTGCCCAGCTGGGCGAGTCCATCGCCCGCTTCTTCACCGCGCTCACCAGGAGCGTGGTGGAGTCCGGCAACGCGATGGCCGCGGGCCAGGCGGAGCTCGTGGTCGAGCGGCCGGAAGGCTTCCGGCTCGCGATTGACGAGGTGTGACCGTGACACACGACTCGTGGCGCTGGCGGGAGGACGAGGCGGAGCCCGCCGGATCCTCCAGCGCCGTGCCGTCCCCGGCGGAAAGCCGGCCGCCCGACGTCCGTGCCTCGGCCGCGCCCGGGAACGGCGGCTACCCCGCTGTTCCCCCGCCGGGCGGACCGCGGGCCATTCCGCCGAGGCCCGCACACGAGCCGGGACCGTATCCCGGCTCCCCGGCGGATTCGGGGCACGGGGCCCCGGGCCCGGCGCGGCACGTGCCGTCGTCGGGGGCGCAGTCGGCGGGGCCTGTCCAGCCGCCGAGGCAGGCGCTGCCCCCGGAGACGGGACCGGCGCCGGGACGAACGCAGCCTGCGGGGCCCGTACCGCCTCGCCGCCAGCCGGGGCACGTCTCCTCGGCTCCCGTACCGACGACCCGGGAGCCGCGGGACCCGGACGCGAAGCCCGTGCCCTGGGAACGCATCCGGCTCGGCCGGCCGGCCGCCTCGTTCGAACCGAAGCCGCCGCCCGCGGACCCCTACCGCCCTGACACACTGTTCGACGGCTGGTCGACGCGCGGGCTCACCGTCCGCTTGGCCTCCGTGCGCGGGGACGCGCACCGCTACAGCGGGCAGCCCCGCCAGGACGACATCGTGGTGGCGGCTCACGAGCCGACCGACACAGTGGTGTTCGCGGTCGCGGACGGCGTCTCGGCGGCCGCCCAGTCGCATGTGGGTGCCGCACTGGCCTGCCGTACCGCCGTCGCCGACGTACTGCGACAGCTGGACGACGGACGGCCGCAGGTCGACTGGGCCCGGACCGTCAAGTCGTCCGCTTACCAGCTGTTCATGCGGGTGACCCGCGGTGCGGAGCCGTCCCCGGAACAGAAGCGCGAGGCCCAGACCCTGCTGGCCACGACGCTGGTGACCGGCTTGGTACGGCTCGCCGAGGGCGGAAAGCTGGAGGTCGATCTGGTGCACGTCGGTGACAGCGGCGCCTGGATGCTCCACGAGGGCCGCTTCCGCCCGCTGCGGGGCGACACGAAGGAGCGTGCGGAAGGACTCGTCTCCCACGCGGTGGCGGCGCTTCCCTGGGTGCCCCCGTCGATCGAAGGGACCTGGTACACGCTCCCCGCGGACGGGACGCTGCTGATCGGGACGGACGGGTTCGGCGATCCGCTGGGTGACGGCACGGGCCGGATCGGCAAGCGCATGGCATGGGAGCTGGGGCGTCCGCCGCGTGAGCCGCTGGCCCTCGCCCAGCTGCTGGACTTCTCCTGGGAGACGTTCGACGACGACCGGACACTGCTGGC contains the following coding sequences:
- a CDS encoding hypothetical protein (identified by MetaGeneAnnotator; putative;~sequence version:1) produces the protein MAETQGQLLPVYVLADESGSMHSYVGDLNAGLASLHRALLGEPMAAAKVRFSVLGFSNTVTERLILADLRAASELPRLTANGGTSYEAAFAALLRRIPQDVDTLKSQGYRVHRPAVFFLSDGLPNAGEAWRDRHRELTDRSVTKAAPNIIACGIGEAEAQTMLAIATQPEFAFISMPGAQLGESIARFFTALTRSVVESGNAMAAGQAELVVERPEGFRLAIDEV
- a CDS encoding hypothetical protein (identified by MetaGeneAnnotator; putative;~sequence version:1) — its product is MTHDSWRWREDEAEPAGSSSAVPSPAESRPPDVRASAAPGNGGYPAVPPPGGPRAIPPRPAHEPGPYPGSPADSGHGAPGPARHVPSSGAQSAGPVQPPRQALPPETGPAPGRTQPAGPVPPRRQPGHVSSAPVPTTREPRDPDAKPVPWERIRLGRPAASFEPKPPPADPYRPDTLFDGWSTRGLTVRLASVRGDAHRYSGQPRQDDIVVAAHEPTDTVVFAVADGVSAAAQSHVGAALACRTAVADVLRQLDDGRPQVDWARTVKSSAYQLFMRVTRGAEPSPEQKREAQTLLATTLVTGLVRLAEGGKLEVDLVHVGDSGAWMLHEGRFRPLRGDTKERAEGLVSHAVAALPWVPPSIEGTWYTLPADGTLLIGTDGFGDPLGDGTGRIGKRMAWELGRPPREPLALAQLLDFSWETFDDDRTLLAVWPRHRLDESGDTTAYWGGGPTG